TAAATATCCCCTTTCTCAAACATGATTTCAAAGGCGTTTTGCACGCATTTTTGATGCTCGCTGTCTGTAGTGCGGATAAAACTATCATAATCTAAATTGAAAAAATCCCACTGGTCTTTAAAAATCGTGCTAATGCTATCGGCGTAAGCTTTAGGGCTTTGATTCCTCAGTCTTGCGCTTTGTTCGATCTTTTGCCCATGCTCATCGGTGCCGGTTAAAAAAAAGACTTCTTCGCCTTGAAGCGTATAATACTTCTTTAAAGTATCCGCAATCAAAGTCGTATAAGCATGACCAATATGAGGAATGTCATTCACATAATAAATGGGGGTTGTGATCAGTGATTTTTGCATCTTTATAATCGTGTTACCTTAAATTTGTTTAAATCTCTTAATTTTAACATGCTTTTAAAAATTTAGAGAATAGAGGTTGAACTTATGCTTATTCATGGGGTGTTTTTAGCTTAAAATTCATTATAATTAGCACTCAAAAAATTGAAAAATGAGTTAAGGAATAGACAGATGATTTCAAAATTTTTGCTCAAAAGCATGTTCAAGCAGTGGAAAAACGGCGATTATCAGGTCGTTTTTTGGGATAATAGCGTTTATAGGAATGGCGAACATTCGCCTAAATTCACCCTTAAGATCCATCGCCCCCTAAAATTTAGCGATATTAAAAAAGACATGTCTTTGACGATTGCTGAGGCTTATATGGACGGCGTGATTGATATTGAAGGCTCTATGGATGAGGTGATGCACTCTTTGTATTTGCAAACCAATTACGAGTATTTGCACAAACATGATGGCGCTAAAGCTATCCAAAAACCGATCAAAGAAAGCTCCAACATTTCTAAACACTACGATCTAGGGAATGACTTTTATTCTATCTGGCTGGATGAAACCTTAAGCTATTCATGCGCTTATTTCAAAAAAGACGATGACACTCTCCATGCCGCCCAACTCCAAAAATTAGATCACACTTTAAAAAAGCTCCATTTAAAACAAGGCGAAAAACTGCTGGATATAGGCTGTGGCTGGGGCTATCTCTCTATAAAAGCTGCGCAAGAATACGGGGCGCAAGTGATGGGGATCACCATTTCTAGCGAGCAATACAAACAAGCTAACAAACGAGTCCAAGAGCTAGGGTTAGAGAATAAAGTAACGATCAAGTTATTGAATTACCAGGATTTAGACGGGCGGTTATACCGCTTTGATAAGGTGGTGAGCGTGGGCATGTTTGAGCATGTGGGTAAGGATAATTTACCCTTTTATTTCAAAAAAGTTAAAGAAGTGTTAAAAACGGGTGGGATGTTTTTGCTCCACTCCATTTTATGCTGTTTTGAAGGCAAGACTAACGCATGGGTGGATAAATACATCTTTCCAGGCGGCTACTTGCCCTCTTTAAGAGAAGTGATGAGCGTGATGAGCGAATGCGACTTCCACTTGCTCATGGCTGAAAGCTTACGCATCCATTACGCTAAGACTTTAGACATTTGGCGAGACAACTTCAATTGCAATCTAGACCAAGTGAAAAGACTCGGCTATGATGAACGCTTTATCCGCATGTGGGATCTGTATTTAAGGACTTGCGCATCCGCCTTTAGGGTAGGGAGTGCGGATTTATTCCAATTGCTTTTAACCAACAGCGTGGATAACACTTTCCCCTTAACCAAAGAATACATCTACCAATAATTTTAGACTTTAGCCCTTTTCTTTTAGGCTAACTTCTGGCAAACTCTCCACATACAAACTCTGTGACGGGAAAGCAAAACTCAAATGGTGCTTTTCTACAATCCCCATGATTTTTAACATCACATCTTCTTTGACTTCTAGCCACTCTTCCCAATTCACTGTCTTAGAAAAGCAATACACTAAAATATTGATAGAGCTGTCCGCAAACTGGTCTAAAAAGACAAACAAATTGTTTTTATACCCTAAAAAATCATCAATAGAAACAATATCTTTTTTAAACATGTAGCGGTAATCGCTCACATTTTGCAAAGCACTATCGGCTCCATTAGCAATTTTAGGGTGGTTTTCTAACATTTCTTTAATGTCTTTCACGCAAAGCTGTAAAGCGCTTTGACTGGAGCCATAAGTTAAACCTATTTCCATTTTAATACGCCTTCCCAATTTACGACGGCTCCAATTCCTAATGGGTTTTCCGGCTAATTCCGAATTAGGCACGGACAAAAGAGCGTTATCAAAGGCTCTGATCGTGGTGCGTCTTAACCCCATTTCCACCACCGTGCCCTCCACTTCACCGCACACGATCCAATCCCCTTGAGAAAACGAATTGTCTAACAACAAAATGACAGAAGCAAAAAAATTCGCCAACACATCTTTAACCGCCAAAGCCACCGCTAACCCCCCAATCCCTAAAGAAGCGATGATGGCTGAAACATTAAACCCTAGTTGTTTCAAAACCCCTAAAAGCGCGACAATAAAGATCAAAAAATACACGACTTTTAAAATCAAGTTGATCACTTCTTTTCTAAAA
This region of Helicobacter pylori genomic DNA includes:
- the cfaS gene encoding cyclopropane fatty acid synthase is translated as MISKFLLKSMFKQWKNGDYQVVFWDNSVYRNGEHSPKFTLKIHRPLKFSDIKKDMSLTIAEAYMDGVIDIEGSMDEVMHSLYLQTNYEYLHKHDGAKAIQKPIKESSNISKHYDLGNDFYSIWLDETLSYSCAYFKKDDDTLHAAQLQKLDHTLKKLHLKQGEKLLDIGCGWGYLSIKAAQEYGAQVMGITISSEQYKQANKRVQELGLENKVTIKLLNYQDLDGRLYRFDKVVSVGMFEHVGKDNLPFYFKKVKEVLKTGGMFLLHSILCCFEGKTNAWVDKYIFPGGYLPSLREVMSVMSECDFHLLMAESLRIHYAKTLDIWRDNFNCNLDQVKRLGYDERFIRMWDLYLRTCASAFRVGSADLFQLLLTNSVDNTFPLTKEYIYQ